The proteins below come from a single Chelmon rostratus isolate fCheRos1 chromosome 10, fCheRos1.pri, whole genome shotgun sequence genomic window:
- the rapgef3 gene encoding rap guanine nucleotide exchange factor 3 isoform X1, whose translation MKSKQDTVEAIPTMESLVQSICSPPRRCTPDMGETPLPEALDSKDTMKQFLSDRVVKAARSVYSVMIERNPGLVRDRKHHLKTYRQCCSGKELVDWLMKQNECLQSRSQAVGMWQVLVDEGILVHVKHELNFHDKDAQFYRFQDSECGPNHISNEKDSEDELQEGLSLLSQLGPDALLTMILRKCPSQRSAEDLEVIYEELLHVKAAAHLSTSVRKELAAVLVFESHAKAGTVLFSQGDKGTSWYIIWKGSVNVITHGKGLVTTLHEGEDFGQLALLNDAPRAATIILREDNCHFLRVDKQDFIRILKDVEANTVRLEEHGKTVLVLEKSTDWDEQGGAGNNSKYTVMSGTPEKILEHLLETVKLDSNGNDAIDPCVSDFLLTHKVFMPSGQLCPALQHQYQAELSEGSDQEKASYTLTTKQKVVKLIGQWVALYGLLLKEDPIALDFLERLKKEVAGDFRLSSILKEQFRERRRTKILENGYQSLSRNQHFDWFSNCEEPVGRLQPIRAQDKVLYEIYRPDSKPLTLMLPVNSSVQDVMSAIVKPGGDHVLVKMNSTGERAQLKLDAAAVYTALGLNERLFICTSSQVEQLMPLKEQQGPERGTADILEQMSSKDIATELTSYDWELFTAMHEVELIYYIFGRHKFPGGITANLERFVRRFNEVQHWVVTELCLCEDLVKRAILLKKFIKIAAVLKEQKNLNSFFAVMFGLSNSAVHRLYKTWERIPSKTKRVYCAYERLMDPSRNHRAYRLAVAKLSPPYIPFMPLLLKDMTFINEGNPNYVDKLVNFEKLRMIAKTVKIVRGCRSQPYVSSSPQRGLADRMFLEAPATRISTYSDHALPLRSPSNIRHYIQNLKVIDNQRKLTQLSRTIEC comes from the exons TTTCTTTCAGATCGCGTCGTAAAGGCGGCGAGGTCAGTGTACAGCGTCATGATCGAGAGGAACCCCGGCCTGGTCCGAGACAGAAAGCATCACCTCAAAACATACAG ACAATGCTGCTCTGGTAAGGAGCTTGTTGATTGGCTGATGAAACAAAACGAGTGCCTGCAATCAAGAAGTCAGGCAGTTGGAATGTGGCAGGTCCTGGTGGATGAAGGGATCCTTGTTCACG TGAAACACGAGCTGAACTTCCACGACAAGGACGCCCAGTTTTACCGCTTCCAGGACTCCGAGTGCGGCCCAAACCACATCTCAAACGAGAAGGACTCGGAGGACGAGCTGCAGGAGGGTCTGTCACTGCTGTCTCAGCTGGGCCCCGATGCTCTGCTCACGATGATTCTACGCAAGTG CCCCAGTCAGAGGAGCGCTGAGGACCTGGAGGTCATCTACGAGGAGCTGCTTCACGTCAAGGCTGCAGCTCACCTCTCCACTTCT GTGCGTAAGGAGCTGGCAGCGGTGCTGGTCTTTGAATCACATGCCAAGGCCGGAACAGTCT TGTTCAGTCAGGGGGACAAAGGCACTTCTTGGTACATCATCTGGAAAGGTTCTGTAAATGTGATCACACATGGGAAG ggcCTGGTAACCACACTGCACGAGGGCGAGGACTTTGGGCAGCTAGCTTTGCTGAACGATGCACCTCGTGCTGCCACCATCATCTTGAGAGAAGACAACTGCCATTTCCTGCGTGTTGATAAGCAGGACTTTATACGCATCCTCAAG gaTGTTGAGGCTAATACGGTGCGTCTCGAGGAGCACGGGAAAACCGTGCTGGTGCTGGAGAAGAGCACCGACTGGGACGAGCAGGGCGGAGCAGGAAACAACAGCAA GTACACTGTTATGTCAGGAACACCTGAGAAAATCCTGGAACACCTGTTGGAAACCGTAAAGTTGGACTCAAACGGAAACGACGCTATAG ATCCCTGTGTGAGCGACTTTCTGCTGACCCACAAAGTCTTCATGCCCTCCGGCCAGCTTTGTCCGGCACTACAGCACCA ATACCAGGCAGAGCTCTCTGAGGGTTCAGACCAGGAGAAGGCTTCCTACACTCTCACGACAAAGCAGAAGGTAGTGAAGCTGATTGGCCAGTGGGTGGCGCTGTATGGCCTTCTGCTGAAAGAGGACCCTATAGCTTTGGACTTCTTGGAG AGGTTGAAGAAGGAGGTGGCAGGTGATTTTCGTCTCTCCAGCATACTGAAAGAACAATTTCGGGaaaggaggagaacaaaaat ATTGGAGAATGGGTATCAGTCACTGAGCAGG AACCAGCATTTCGATTggttttcaaactgtgaggAGCCAGTGGGGAGGTtacaaccaatcagagcacaaGATAAGG TGCTGTATGAGATCTACAGGCCAGACAGCAAACCCCTCACTCTGATGCTCCCGGTGAACTCATCTGTacaggatgtgatgtcagcCATTGTCAAACCAGGCGGCGATCACGTCCTGGTCAAAATGAACTCCACGGGAG AGAGAGCTCAGTTGAAGCTGGATGCCGCTGCGGTCTACACGGCCCTGGGACTCAACGAGAGACTGTTCATCTGCACAAGCAGCCAAGTGGAACAGCTG ATGCCTCTGAAGGAGCAGCAGGGTCCAGAGCGAGGAACGGCTGACATACTCGAACAAATGAGCTCGAAAGACATCGCCACCGAACTCACCAGTTATGACTGGGAACTGTTCACTGCCATGCATGAG GTGGAGCTCATCTACTACATATTCGGCCGTCATAAGTTCCCAGGCGGCATCACAGCTAACCTGGAGCGGTTTGTGCGTCGCTTCAATGAGGTGCAGCACTGGGTGGTGACCGAGCTGTGCCTCTGTGAAGACCTGGTGAAACGAGCCATTCTGCTTAAGAAGTTCATAAAGATTGCTGCAGT ATTAAAGGAGCAGAAGAATCTCAATTCCTTTTTCGCTGTGATGTTCGGTTTGAGCAACAGTGCAGTGCACAGGCTCTACAAGACCTGGGAG AGAATCCCCAGCAAGACAAAAAGAGTTTACTGTGCTTATGAGAGGCTGATG GATCCCTCACGCAACCACAGGGCCTACAGGCTGGCTGTGGCCAAACTCAGCCCCCCCTACATCCCCTTCATGCCCCTGCTGCTCAAAG ACATGACATTCATCAATGAGGGAAATCCAAACTATGTAGACAAATTGGTCAATTTTGAGAAGCTG CGCATGATCGCCAAGACAGTGAAAATTGTACGAGGATGCAGAAGCCAGCCTTATG TGTCGTCATCTCCACAGAGGGGCCTGGCAGATCGGATGTTTCTGGAGGCGCCCGCGACCCGCATATCTACAT actCCGACCACGCCCTGCCTCTGAGGAGTCCCAGCAACATCCGACACTACATTCAGAACCTGAAGGTGATCGACAACCAGCGCAAACTCACACAGCTCTCAAGAACAATAGAATGCTAG
- the rapgef3 gene encoding rap guanine nucleotide exchange factor 3 isoform X2 — protein sequence MHLFRSHNYQVFPDRYSVETPTIRGISWTPLPEALDSKDTMKQFLSDRVVKAARSVYSVMIERNPGLVRDRKHHLKTYRQCCSGKELVDWLMKQNECLQSRSQAVGMWQVLVDEGILVHVKHELNFHDKDAQFYRFQDSECGPNHISNEKDSEDELQEGLSLLSQLGPDALLTMILRKCPSQRSAEDLEVIYEELLHVKAAAHLSTSVRKELAAVLVFESHAKAGTVLFSQGDKGTSWYIIWKGSVNVITHGKGLVTTLHEGEDFGQLALLNDAPRAATIILREDNCHFLRVDKQDFIRILKDVEANTVRLEEHGKTVLVLEKSTDWDEQGGAGNNSKYTVMSGTPEKILEHLLETVKLDSNGNDAIDPCVSDFLLTHKVFMPSGQLCPALQHQYQAELSEGSDQEKASYTLTTKQKVVKLIGQWVALYGLLLKEDPIALDFLERLKKEVAGDFRLSSILKEQFRERRRTKILENGYQSLSRNQHFDWFSNCEEPVGRLQPIRAQDKVLYEIYRPDSKPLTLMLPVNSSVQDVMSAIVKPGGDHVLVKMNSTGERAQLKLDAAAVYTALGLNERLFICTSSQVEQLMPLKEQQGPERGTADILEQMSSKDIATELTSYDWELFTAMHEVELIYYIFGRHKFPGGITANLERFVRRFNEVQHWVVTELCLCEDLVKRAILLKKFIKIAAVLKEQKNLNSFFAVMFGLSNSAVHRLYKTWERIPSKTKRVYCAYERLMDPSRNHRAYRLAVAKLSPPYIPFMPLLLKDMTFINEGNPNYVDKLVNFEKLRMIAKTVKIVRGCRSQPYVSSSPQRGLADRMFLEAPATRISTYSDHALPLRSPSNIRHYIQNLKVIDNQRKLTQLSRTIEC from the exons TTTCTTTCAGATCGCGTCGTAAAGGCGGCGAGGTCAGTGTACAGCGTCATGATCGAGAGGAACCCCGGCCTGGTCCGAGACAGAAAGCATCACCTCAAAACATACAG ACAATGCTGCTCTGGTAAGGAGCTTGTTGATTGGCTGATGAAACAAAACGAGTGCCTGCAATCAAGAAGTCAGGCAGTTGGAATGTGGCAGGTCCTGGTGGATGAAGGGATCCTTGTTCACG TGAAACACGAGCTGAACTTCCACGACAAGGACGCCCAGTTTTACCGCTTCCAGGACTCCGAGTGCGGCCCAAACCACATCTCAAACGAGAAGGACTCGGAGGACGAGCTGCAGGAGGGTCTGTCACTGCTGTCTCAGCTGGGCCCCGATGCTCTGCTCACGATGATTCTACGCAAGTG CCCCAGTCAGAGGAGCGCTGAGGACCTGGAGGTCATCTACGAGGAGCTGCTTCACGTCAAGGCTGCAGCTCACCTCTCCACTTCT GTGCGTAAGGAGCTGGCAGCGGTGCTGGTCTTTGAATCACATGCCAAGGCCGGAACAGTCT TGTTCAGTCAGGGGGACAAAGGCACTTCTTGGTACATCATCTGGAAAGGTTCTGTAAATGTGATCACACATGGGAAG ggcCTGGTAACCACACTGCACGAGGGCGAGGACTTTGGGCAGCTAGCTTTGCTGAACGATGCACCTCGTGCTGCCACCATCATCTTGAGAGAAGACAACTGCCATTTCCTGCGTGTTGATAAGCAGGACTTTATACGCATCCTCAAG gaTGTTGAGGCTAATACGGTGCGTCTCGAGGAGCACGGGAAAACCGTGCTGGTGCTGGAGAAGAGCACCGACTGGGACGAGCAGGGCGGAGCAGGAAACAACAGCAA GTACACTGTTATGTCAGGAACACCTGAGAAAATCCTGGAACACCTGTTGGAAACCGTAAAGTTGGACTCAAACGGAAACGACGCTATAG ATCCCTGTGTGAGCGACTTTCTGCTGACCCACAAAGTCTTCATGCCCTCCGGCCAGCTTTGTCCGGCACTACAGCACCA ATACCAGGCAGAGCTCTCTGAGGGTTCAGACCAGGAGAAGGCTTCCTACACTCTCACGACAAAGCAGAAGGTAGTGAAGCTGATTGGCCAGTGGGTGGCGCTGTATGGCCTTCTGCTGAAAGAGGACCCTATAGCTTTGGACTTCTTGGAG AGGTTGAAGAAGGAGGTGGCAGGTGATTTTCGTCTCTCCAGCATACTGAAAGAACAATTTCGGGaaaggaggagaacaaaaat ATTGGAGAATGGGTATCAGTCACTGAGCAGG AACCAGCATTTCGATTggttttcaaactgtgaggAGCCAGTGGGGAGGTtacaaccaatcagagcacaaGATAAGG TGCTGTATGAGATCTACAGGCCAGACAGCAAACCCCTCACTCTGATGCTCCCGGTGAACTCATCTGTacaggatgtgatgtcagcCATTGTCAAACCAGGCGGCGATCACGTCCTGGTCAAAATGAACTCCACGGGAG AGAGAGCTCAGTTGAAGCTGGATGCCGCTGCGGTCTACACGGCCCTGGGACTCAACGAGAGACTGTTCATCTGCACAAGCAGCCAAGTGGAACAGCTG ATGCCTCTGAAGGAGCAGCAGGGTCCAGAGCGAGGAACGGCTGACATACTCGAACAAATGAGCTCGAAAGACATCGCCACCGAACTCACCAGTTATGACTGGGAACTGTTCACTGCCATGCATGAG GTGGAGCTCATCTACTACATATTCGGCCGTCATAAGTTCCCAGGCGGCATCACAGCTAACCTGGAGCGGTTTGTGCGTCGCTTCAATGAGGTGCAGCACTGGGTGGTGACCGAGCTGTGCCTCTGTGAAGACCTGGTGAAACGAGCCATTCTGCTTAAGAAGTTCATAAAGATTGCTGCAGT ATTAAAGGAGCAGAAGAATCTCAATTCCTTTTTCGCTGTGATGTTCGGTTTGAGCAACAGTGCAGTGCACAGGCTCTACAAGACCTGGGAG AGAATCCCCAGCAAGACAAAAAGAGTTTACTGTGCTTATGAGAGGCTGATG GATCCCTCACGCAACCACAGGGCCTACAGGCTGGCTGTGGCCAAACTCAGCCCCCCCTACATCCCCTTCATGCCCCTGCTGCTCAAAG ACATGACATTCATCAATGAGGGAAATCCAAACTATGTAGACAAATTGGTCAATTTTGAGAAGCTG CGCATGATCGCCAAGACAGTGAAAATTGTACGAGGATGCAGAAGCCAGCCTTATG TGTCGTCATCTCCACAGAGGGGCCTGGCAGATCGGATGTTTCTGGAGGCGCCCGCGACCCGCATATCTACAT actCCGACCACGCCCTGCCTCTGAGGAGTCCCAGCAACATCCGACACTACATTCAGAACCTGAAGGTGATCGACAACCAGCGCAAACTCACACAGCTCTCAAGAACAATAGAATGCTAG
- the rapgef3 gene encoding rap guanine nucleotide exchange factor 3 isoform X3: MESLVQSICSPPRRCTPDMGETPLPEALDSKDTMKQFLSDRVVKAARSVYSVMIERNPGLVRDRKHHLKTYRQCCSGKELVDWLMKQNECLQSRSQAVGMWQVLVDEGILVHVKHELNFHDKDAQFYRFQDSECGPNHISNEKDSEDELQEGLSLLSQLGPDALLTMILRKCPSQRSAEDLEVIYEELLHVKAAAHLSTSVRKELAAVLVFESHAKAGTVLFSQGDKGTSWYIIWKGSVNVITHGKGLVTTLHEGEDFGQLALLNDAPRAATIILREDNCHFLRVDKQDFIRILKDVEANTVRLEEHGKTVLVLEKSTDWDEQGGAGNNSKYTVMSGTPEKILEHLLETVKLDSNGNDAIDPCVSDFLLTHKVFMPSGQLCPALQHQYQAELSEGSDQEKASYTLTTKQKVVKLIGQWVALYGLLLKEDPIALDFLERLKKEVAGDFRLSSILKEQFRERRRTKILENGYQSLSRNQHFDWFSNCEEPVGRLQPIRAQDKVLYEIYRPDSKPLTLMLPVNSSVQDVMSAIVKPGGDHVLVKMNSTGERAQLKLDAAAVYTALGLNERLFICTSSQVEQLMPLKEQQGPERGTADILEQMSSKDIATELTSYDWELFTAMHEVELIYYIFGRHKFPGGITANLERFVRRFNEVQHWVVTELCLCEDLVKRAILLKKFIKIAAVLKEQKNLNSFFAVMFGLSNSAVHRLYKTWERIPSKTKRVYCAYERLMDPSRNHRAYRLAVAKLSPPYIPFMPLLLKDMTFINEGNPNYVDKLVNFEKLRMIAKTVKIVRGCRSQPYVSSSPQRGLADRMFLEAPATRISTYSDHALPLRSPSNIRHYIQNLKVIDNQRKLTQLSRTIEC, encoded by the exons TTTCTTTCAGATCGCGTCGTAAAGGCGGCGAGGTCAGTGTACAGCGTCATGATCGAGAGGAACCCCGGCCTGGTCCGAGACAGAAAGCATCACCTCAAAACATACAG ACAATGCTGCTCTGGTAAGGAGCTTGTTGATTGGCTGATGAAACAAAACGAGTGCCTGCAATCAAGAAGTCAGGCAGTTGGAATGTGGCAGGTCCTGGTGGATGAAGGGATCCTTGTTCACG TGAAACACGAGCTGAACTTCCACGACAAGGACGCCCAGTTTTACCGCTTCCAGGACTCCGAGTGCGGCCCAAACCACATCTCAAACGAGAAGGACTCGGAGGACGAGCTGCAGGAGGGTCTGTCACTGCTGTCTCAGCTGGGCCCCGATGCTCTGCTCACGATGATTCTACGCAAGTG CCCCAGTCAGAGGAGCGCTGAGGACCTGGAGGTCATCTACGAGGAGCTGCTTCACGTCAAGGCTGCAGCTCACCTCTCCACTTCT GTGCGTAAGGAGCTGGCAGCGGTGCTGGTCTTTGAATCACATGCCAAGGCCGGAACAGTCT TGTTCAGTCAGGGGGACAAAGGCACTTCTTGGTACATCATCTGGAAAGGTTCTGTAAATGTGATCACACATGGGAAG ggcCTGGTAACCACACTGCACGAGGGCGAGGACTTTGGGCAGCTAGCTTTGCTGAACGATGCACCTCGTGCTGCCACCATCATCTTGAGAGAAGACAACTGCCATTTCCTGCGTGTTGATAAGCAGGACTTTATACGCATCCTCAAG gaTGTTGAGGCTAATACGGTGCGTCTCGAGGAGCACGGGAAAACCGTGCTGGTGCTGGAGAAGAGCACCGACTGGGACGAGCAGGGCGGAGCAGGAAACAACAGCAA GTACACTGTTATGTCAGGAACACCTGAGAAAATCCTGGAACACCTGTTGGAAACCGTAAAGTTGGACTCAAACGGAAACGACGCTATAG ATCCCTGTGTGAGCGACTTTCTGCTGACCCACAAAGTCTTCATGCCCTCCGGCCAGCTTTGTCCGGCACTACAGCACCA ATACCAGGCAGAGCTCTCTGAGGGTTCAGACCAGGAGAAGGCTTCCTACACTCTCACGACAAAGCAGAAGGTAGTGAAGCTGATTGGCCAGTGGGTGGCGCTGTATGGCCTTCTGCTGAAAGAGGACCCTATAGCTTTGGACTTCTTGGAG AGGTTGAAGAAGGAGGTGGCAGGTGATTTTCGTCTCTCCAGCATACTGAAAGAACAATTTCGGGaaaggaggagaacaaaaat ATTGGAGAATGGGTATCAGTCACTGAGCAGG AACCAGCATTTCGATTggttttcaaactgtgaggAGCCAGTGGGGAGGTtacaaccaatcagagcacaaGATAAGG TGCTGTATGAGATCTACAGGCCAGACAGCAAACCCCTCACTCTGATGCTCCCGGTGAACTCATCTGTacaggatgtgatgtcagcCATTGTCAAACCAGGCGGCGATCACGTCCTGGTCAAAATGAACTCCACGGGAG AGAGAGCTCAGTTGAAGCTGGATGCCGCTGCGGTCTACACGGCCCTGGGACTCAACGAGAGACTGTTCATCTGCACAAGCAGCCAAGTGGAACAGCTG ATGCCTCTGAAGGAGCAGCAGGGTCCAGAGCGAGGAACGGCTGACATACTCGAACAAATGAGCTCGAAAGACATCGCCACCGAACTCACCAGTTATGACTGGGAACTGTTCACTGCCATGCATGAG GTGGAGCTCATCTACTACATATTCGGCCGTCATAAGTTCCCAGGCGGCATCACAGCTAACCTGGAGCGGTTTGTGCGTCGCTTCAATGAGGTGCAGCACTGGGTGGTGACCGAGCTGTGCCTCTGTGAAGACCTGGTGAAACGAGCCATTCTGCTTAAGAAGTTCATAAAGATTGCTGCAGT ATTAAAGGAGCAGAAGAATCTCAATTCCTTTTTCGCTGTGATGTTCGGTTTGAGCAACAGTGCAGTGCACAGGCTCTACAAGACCTGGGAG AGAATCCCCAGCAAGACAAAAAGAGTTTACTGTGCTTATGAGAGGCTGATG GATCCCTCACGCAACCACAGGGCCTACAGGCTGGCTGTGGCCAAACTCAGCCCCCCCTACATCCCCTTCATGCCCCTGCTGCTCAAAG ACATGACATTCATCAATGAGGGAAATCCAAACTATGTAGACAAATTGGTCAATTTTGAGAAGCTG CGCATGATCGCCAAGACAGTGAAAATTGTACGAGGATGCAGAAGCCAGCCTTATG TGTCGTCATCTCCACAGAGGGGCCTGGCAGATCGGATGTTTCTGGAGGCGCCCGCGACCCGCATATCTACAT actCCGACCACGCCCTGCCTCTGAGGAGTCCCAGCAACATCCGACACTACATTCAGAACCTGAAGGTGATCGACAACCAGCGCAAACTCACACAGCTCTCAAGAACAATAGAATGCTAG